From one Triticum urartu cultivar G1812 chromosome 3, Tu2.1, whole genome shotgun sequence genomic stretch:
- the LOC125543602 gene encoding espin-like isoform X1, giving the protein MALKDVMELIEKEGNDMVASFRDSKSRTLLHLAARKGKADICSYLISEVGIDVNAAYGKGQTALKIATDKSHMETVECLLNNGADPSVLNIGPTILCMAAKFGRLGIMKLLLDKGVNVDAKGFEGTALACAARCRQICAVKFLIEHGAKVQPEPEFNSVHEVTPLSCAVSFGSFECFDLLIEAGADPKFIKNPLHAAAASGSIKLVDWFLKYGADPDYCDHVDGLKPIQVAAQRKHVDIVEFLFPWTTEISDILNWSVAGIIETYAENKPLDVSHKETTLRRISSTKMNVSILSDEEINLKIKAMVPETEYQFFSKWSAAKKRLFYESTLYGLPEPNRIFNYDVGEIKSSVIFDITSPSPTKVQASYLRAISVYRFWHFAGSDTVYELGPGGNKVTVSRADGTFIFWFRNNNNDVGVVIDGQSIWISGFVRRSRNDDGSFSYNLPIHFSVGMMKQPSNNILTAAGRSKTLTVMMKQTLKNILLPLI; this is encoded by the exons ATGGCACTGAAAG ATGTTATGGAACTTATTGAGAAGGAGGGGAATGATATGGTCGCCAGCTTTCGGGACAGCAAGAGTCGAACGTTGCTTCACCTTGCAGCTCGCAAAGGCAAGGCGGATATCTGCTCATATCTAATTAGTGAAGTTGGCATCGATGTGAATGCTGCCTATGGTAAAG GTCAAACAGCATTGAAGATAGCTACAGATAAAAGTCATATGGAAACTGTTGAATGCCTGCTCAACAACGGGGCCGATCCATCTGTCCTGAATATTGGGCCAACTATACTGTGTATGGCTGCAAAGTTTG GAAGATTAGGAATAATGAAGCTTCTACTTGACAAGGGAGTTAATGTTGATGCCAAAGGCTTTGAGGGTACTGCACTTGCGTGTGCTGCTAGGTGCAGACAAATATGTGCAGTCAAGTTTCTCATAGAACACGGTGCTAAG GTGCAGCCAGAACCAGAGTTCAATTCCGTTCATGAAGTCACACCTCTATCTTGTGCTGTCTCCTTCGGTTCATTCGAGTGTTTTGATCTTTTAATAGAG GCAGGCGCAGATCCTAAATTTATCAAGAATCCTCTACACGCTGCTGCTGCTAGTGGGAGCATCAAGCTAGTCGATTGGTTTCTAAAATATGGAGCTGACCCAGATTATTGTGAT CATGTCGATGGGTTGAAGCCAATACAAGTTGCCGCACAACGTAAACATGTTGATATTGTTGAGTTTCTTTTCCCATGGACCACAGAAATTTCAGATATTTTGAACTGGTCCGTGGCTGGTATTATTGAGACTTATGCTGAGAACAAG CCGCTAGACGTTTCACATAAGGAAACCACTTTGAGAAGAATTTCATCGACTAAG ATGAACGTGAGTATTCTGTCGGACGAAGAAATCAACCTTAAAATCAAGGCAATGGTACCAGAAACAGAGTATCAGTTCTTTTCCAAATGGTCAGCCGCAAAGAAGCGGCTGTTTTATGAGTCTACATTGTATGGACTGCCAGAACCGAATCGAATTTTCAATTATGATGTTGGAGAAATAAAG AGCAGTGTCATTTTTGACATCACAAGTCCTAGTCCCACCAAGGTACAGGCGAGTTATTTGAGGGCAATAAGTGTTTATCGTTTTTGGCACTTTGCGGGGTCTGATACAGTTTATGAGCTTGGACCTGGTGGCAATAAAGTCACTGTTTCGAGAGCAGATGGGACATTTATATTTTGGTTCAGGAATAATAATAATGATGTTGGTGTAGTGATTGATGGTCAAAGTATTTGGATTTCGGGTTTCGTCCGAAGGAGTCGTAATGACGATGGAAGCTTTTCTTATAATCTTCCTATCCATTTCTCTGTTGGCATGATGAAGCAACCTTCAAACAATATATTGACAGCTGCTGGCAGATCAAAGACATTGACAGTCATGATGAagcaaactttgaaaaatatattattgcCTCTGATTTGA
- the LOC125543602 gene encoding espin-like isoform X2, producing the protein MELIEKEGNDMVASFRDSKSRTLLHLAARKGKADICSYLISEVGIDVNAAYGKGQTALKIATDKSHMETVECLLNNGADPSVLNIGPTILCMAAKFGRLGIMKLLLDKGVNVDAKGFEGTALACAARCRQICAVKFLIEHGAKVQPEPEFNSVHEVTPLSCAVSFGSFECFDLLIEAGADPKFIKNPLHAAAASGSIKLVDWFLKYGADPDYCDHVDGLKPIQVAAQRKHVDIVEFLFPWTTEISDILNWSVAGIIETYAENKPLDVSHKETTLRRISSTKMNVSILSDEEINLKIKAMVPETEYQFFSKWSAAKKRLFYESTLYGLPEPNRIFNYDVGEIKSSVIFDITSPSPTKVQASYLRAISVYRFWHFAGSDTVYELGPGGNKVTVSRADGTFIFWFRNNNNDVGVVIDGQSIWISGFVRRSRNDDGSFSYNLPIHFSVGMMKQPSNNILTAAGRSKTLTVMMKQTLKNILLPLI; encoded by the exons ATGGAACTTATTGAGAAGGAGGGGAATGATATGGTCGCCAGCTTTCGGGACAGCAAGAGTCGAACGTTGCTTCACCTTGCAGCTCGCAAAGGCAAGGCGGATATCTGCTCATATCTAATTAGTGAAGTTGGCATCGATGTGAATGCTGCCTATGGTAAAG GTCAAACAGCATTGAAGATAGCTACAGATAAAAGTCATATGGAAACTGTTGAATGCCTGCTCAACAACGGGGCCGATCCATCTGTCCTGAATATTGGGCCAACTATACTGTGTATGGCTGCAAAGTTTG GAAGATTAGGAATAATGAAGCTTCTACTTGACAAGGGAGTTAATGTTGATGCCAAAGGCTTTGAGGGTACTGCACTTGCGTGTGCTGCTAGGTGCAGACAAATATGTGCAGTCAAGTTTCTCATAGAACACGGTGCTAAG GTGCAGCCAGAACCAGAGTTCAATTCCGTTCATGAAGTCACACCTCTATCTTGTGCTGTCTCCTTCGGTTCATTCGAGTGTTTTGATCTTTTAATAGAG GCAGGCGCAGATCCTAAATTTATCAAGAATCCTCTACACGCTGCTGCTGCTAGTGGGAGCATCAAGCTAGTCGATTGGTTTCTAAAATATGGAGCTGACCCAGATTATTGTGAT CATGTCGATGGGTTGAAGCCAATACAAGTTGCCGCACAACGTAAACATGTTGATATTGTTGAGTTTCTTTTCCCATGGACCACAGAAATTTCAGATATTTTGAACTGGTCCGTGGCTGGTATTATTGAGACTTATGCTGAGAACAAG CCGCTAGACGTTTCACATAAGGAAACCACTTTGAGAAGAATTTCATCGACTAAG ATGAACGTGAGTATTCTGTCGGACGAAGAAATCAACCTTAAAATCAAGGCAATGGTACCAGAAACAGAGTATCAGTTCTTTTCCAAATGGTCAGCCGCAAAGAAGCGGCTGTTTTATGAGTCTACATTGTATGGACTGCCAGAACCGAATCGAATTTTCAATTATGATGTTGGAGAAATAAAG AGCAGTGTCATTTTTGACATCACAAGTCCTAGTCCCACCAAGGTACAGGCGAGTTATTTGAGGGCAATAAGTGTTTATCGTTTTTGGCACTTTGCGGGGTCTGATACAGTTTATGAGCTTGGACCTGGTGGCAATAAAGTCACTGTTTCGAGAGCAGATGGGACATTTATATTTTGGTTCAGGAATAATAATAATGATGTTGGTGTAGTGATTGATGGTCAAAGTATTTGGATTTCGGGTTTCGTCCGAAGGAGTCGTAATGACGATGGAAGCTTTTCTTATAATCTTCCTATCCATTTCTCTGTTGGCATGATGAAGCAACCTTCAAACAATATATTGACAGCTGCTGGCAGATCAAAGACATTGACAGTCATGATGAagcaaactttgaaaaatatattattgcCTCTGATTTGA
- the LOC125543602 gene encoding ankyrin-3-like isoform X3 yields MALKDVMELIEKEGNDMVASFRDSKSRTLLHLAARKGKADICSYLISEVGIDVNAAYGKGQTALKIATDKSHMETVECLLNNGADPSVLNIGPTILCMAAKFGRLGIMKLLLDKGVNVDAKGFEGTALACAARCRQICAVKFLIEHGAKVQPEPEFNSVHEVTPLSCAVSFGSFECFDLLIEAGADPKFIKNPLHAAAASGSIKLVDWFLKYGADPDYCDHVDGLKPIQVAAQRKHVDIVEFLFPWTTEISDILNWSVAGIIETYAENKPLDVSHKETTLRRISSTKMNVSILSDEEINLKIKAMVPETEYQFFSKWSAAKKRLFYESTLYGLPEPNRIFNYDVGEIKCHF; encoded by the exons ATGGCACTGAAAG ATGTTATGGAACTTATTGAGAAGGAGGGGAATGATATGGTCGCCAGCTTTCGGGACAGCAAGAGTCGAACGTTGCTTCACCTTGCAGCTCGCAAAGGCAAGGCGGATATCTGCTCATATCTAATTAGTGAAGTTGGCATCGATGTGAATGCTGCCTATGGTAAAG GTCAAACAGCATTGAAGATAGCTACAGATAAAAGTCATATGGAAACTGTTGAATGCCTGCTCAACAACGGGGCCGATCCATCTGTCCTGAATATTGGGCCAACTATACTGTGTATGGCTGCAAAGTTTG GAAGATTAGGAATAATGAAGCTTCTACTTGACAAGGGAGTTAATGTTGATGCCAAAGGCTTTGAGGGTACTGCACTTGCGTGTGCTGCTAGGTGCAGACAAATATGTGCAGTCAAGTTTCTCATAGAACACGGTGCTAAG GTGCAGCCAGAACCAGAGTTCAATTCCGTTCATGAAGTCACACCTCTATCTTGTGCTGTCTCCTTCGGTTCATTCGAGTGTTTTGATCTTTTAATAGAG GCAGGCGCAGATCCTAAATTTATCAAGAATCCTCTACACGCTGCTGCTGCTAGTGGGAGCATCAAGCTAGTCGATTGGTTTCTAAAATATGGAGCTGACCCAGATTATTGTGAT CATGTCGATGGGTTGAAGCCAATACAAGTTGCCGCACAACGTAAACATGTTGATATTGTTGAGTTTCTTTTCCCATGGACCACAGAAATTTCAGATATTTTGAACTGGTCCGTGGCTGGTATTATTGAGACTTATGCTGAGAACAAG CCGCTAGACGTTTCACATAAGGAAACCACTTTGAGAAGAATTTCATCGACTAAG ATGAACGTGAGTATTCTGTCGGACGAAGAAATCAACCTTAAAATCAAGGCAATGGTACCAGAAACAGAGTATCAGTTCTTTTCCAAATGGTCAGCCGCAAAGAAGCGGCTGTTTTATGAGTCTACATTGTATGGACTGCCAGAACCGAATCGAATTTTCAATTATGATGTTGGAGAAATAAAG TGTCATTTTTGA